Proteins encoded by one window of Salmo trutta chromosome 17, fSalTru1.1, whole genome shotgun sequence:
- the slc10a3 gene encoding P3 protein: MRTLFAFCCLFLITRGTDPPTEGRSLKDNNNMNLTADSNRRYIQIGDGTSQEFEFPENTKGVIVISSQYRSAVSTKGRESWKQTVNVSSLDSEVLSILNVSDSHAGPVKSFIISIRSGLPGRAQLLIQLLELDQDSFPVVIEERTDYCIRVAPGRDDPAARLIQSGVLSHFSENPVLFALLPLIFINKCAFGCKVEVEVLRGLLRKPVPLLLGVAGQFLVMPLYAYGLSRLGSLPKALSLGLVITCSAPGGGGGYLYSLLLGGDVTLAISMTLVSTVVAAAAMPLSSALYGRLLGVHAALHVPFIKILGTLLFIAIPISLGMLVKLRLPKLTRVLLALIRPFSFVLIVGGIFMAYQMGASILANVRPQIVVAGVTVPLFGLLLGFGMGKLAGLAVPQRKTVSIEVGVQNSLLALAVMQLSFRRAEADFASQAPFIVALSSTSEMLLIVLGHFAHRKFCTPTTRTET; this comes from the coding sequence ATGAGGACGCTATTTGCATTCTGTTGTCTCTTCTTGATAACGAGAGGAACAGATCCGCCGACGGAGGGCAGGTCCctgaaagacaacaacaacatgaacTTGACGGCCGACAGTAACAGAAGGTATATACAAATCGGGGACGGGACCTCCCAAGAATTTGAGTTTCCCGAAAACACTAAGGGCGTGATTGTAATCTCCAGTCAATACCGAAGCGCCGTAAGTACGAAGGGCCGCGAGAGCTGGAAGCAGACGGTCAATGTAAGCTCCTTGGACTCGGAGGTTCTTTCCATCCTGAATGTAAGTGACAGTCATGCGGGACCCGTGAAGAGTTTCATTATCAGCATAAGGTCTGGGTTGCCGGGTCGGGCACAACTGCTCATCCAGCTATTGGAGTTGGACCAGGATTCTTTCCCTGTTGTAATTGAAGAAAGGACAGACTACTGCATCAGGGTGGCGCCTGGAAGGGATGACCCAGCTGCCCGGCTCATACAGTCAGGCGTGCTGTCCCACTTTTCTGAGAACCCTGTCCTATTTGCCTTGCTGCCGCTCATCTTCATCAACAAGTGTGCCTTCGGGTgcaaggtagaggtagaggtgctGAGGGGTCTCCTGCGGAAGCCTGTGCCCCTCCTCTTGGGGGTCGCAGGGCAGTTCCTGGTCATGCCACTGTACGCCTATGGTCTGTCCCGGCTGGGCTCCCTGCCAAAGGCCCTCTCCCTGGGCCTGGTCATCACATGCTCTGCCCCGGGCGGCGGTGGAGGCTACCTCTACAGCCTGCTACTGGGCGGGGACGTCACCCTGGCCATCTCCATGACCCTGGTGTCCACAGTGGTAGCTGCAGCAGCCATGCCCCTGTCCTCCGCCCTGTACGGCAGGCTACTGGGTGTCCACGCTGCCCTCCACGTGCCATTTATCAAGATCCTGGGCACCCTTCTCTTCATTGCCATCCCCATCTCCCTGGGCATGCTGGTGAAGCTACGCCTGCCCAAACTGACCCGCGTGCTGCTGGCACTGATCCGGCCCTTCAGCTTCGTGCTCATCGTGGGCGGCATCTTCATGGCCTACCAGATGGGGGCGTCTATCCTGGCCAACGTGAGACCTCAGATAGTGGTCGCGGGGGTGACTGTGCCCCTGTTTGGGCTGCTGTTAGGGTTTGGGATGGGGAAGCTGGCAGGACTAGCAGTGCCACAGAGGAAGACGGTCAGTATTGAGGTGGGGGTGCAGAACAGCCTCCTGGCGCTGGCGGTTATGCAGCTGTCGTTCCGGCGGGCGGAGGCTGACTTTGCGTCCCAAGCGCCCTTCATAGTGGCGCTCAGCAGCACCTCTGAGATGCTCCTCATCGTCCTCGGTCACTTTGCCCATCGAAAGTTCTGTACCCCCACCACCCGGACTGAAACCTGA
- the chmp1a gene encoding charged multivesicular body protein 1a isoform X2, protein MDDTLFQLKLEKLAKKAEKDSKSEQAKVKKALQQKNVEVARVYAENAIRKKNEGLNCLRMASRVDAVASKVQTAVTMKAVTKNMTQVTKALDKALGSMDLQKVSAVMDKFETQVQNLDVHTSVMEDSMSSATTLTTPQDQVDDLIVQIAEESGLEVMDQLSQLPAGATSLGESSSRSQQEKEDQLSRRLAALRN, encoded by the exons ATGGATG ACACACTCTTCCAACTGAAG CTTGAAAAACTTGCCAAAAAGGCAGAGAAAGATTCCAAATCTGAGCAAGCCAAAGTTAAAAAG GCTCTTCAGCAGAAGAATGTGGAAGTTGCCAGAGTATATGCAGAGAATGCCATCCGTAAGAAGAACGAGGGCCTTAATTGTCTGCGCATGGCATCCCGTGTTGATGCTGTTGCCTCCAAGGTCCAGACTGCTGTCACTATGAAAGCG GTCACAAAGAATATGACGCAGGTCACCAAGGCACTGGACAAAGCGCTGGGTTCCATGGACCTGCAGAAGGTGTCTGCTGTTATGGACAAGTTTGAGACGCAGGTCCAGAACCTGGATGTTCACACCTCG GTGATGGAGGACTCTATGAGCTCGGCCACCACACTGACCACGCCCCAGGACCAGGTGGATGACCTCATTGTCCAGATAGCAGAAGAGAGTGGTCTGGAGGTGATGGACCAGCTCAGCCAGCTGCCTGCAGGAGCCACCTCATTGGGAGAGAGCTCCTCACGCTCACAGCAGGAGAAGGAGGACCAGCTGTCTCGCAG GTTGGCTGCTTTGCGGAACTGA
- the LOC115151280 gene encoding Fanconi anemia group A protein-like, protein MTCSPVCWILWIASRPCSLVKQKLNDVGSDIQGRGAAVSTAEIGLYEDVAGAGALVQPQCQAGQDVDKAVSLFDSTGRISATVLMEACIFRRPYFLTRFLPALLTPRVSAACKA, encoded by the exons ATGACATGCTCTCCT GTGTGCTGGATACTTTGGATAGCAAGCAGACCCTGCAGTCTGGTGAAACAGAAGCTGAATGATG TTGGCAGTGATATTCAAGGTAGAGGAGCTGCTGTCTCAACTGCA gagATTGGCCTTTATGAGGATGTCGCTGGGGCAGGAGCTCTTGTGCAG CCCCAGTGTCAGGCGGGTCAGGATGTGGACAAGGCAGTCTCTTTGTTTGATAGCACAGGAAGGATATCTGCCACAGTCCTCATGGAGGCCTG CATTTTCAGAAGGCCATATTTCCTGACTCGTTTTCTCCCTGCCCTCCTAACTCCACGTGTG TCAGCTGCATGTAAAGCCTGA
- the chmp1a gene encoding charged multivesicular body protein 1a isoform X1 yields MDDTLFQLKFTAKQLEKLAKKAEKDSKSEQAKVKKALQQKNVEVARVYAENAIRKKNEGLNCLRMASRVDAVASKVQTAVTMKAVTKNMTQVTKALDKALGSMDLQKVSAVMDKFETQVQNLDVHTSVMEDSMSSATTLTTPQDQVDDLIVQIAEESGLEVMDQLSQLPAGATSLGESSSRSQQEKEDQLSRRLAALRN; encoded by the exons ATGGATG ACACACTCTTCCAACTGAAG TTTACAGCAAAACAGCTTGAAAAACTTGCCAAAAAGGCAGAGAAAGATTCCAAATCTGAGCAAGCCAAAGTTAAAAAG GCTCTTCAGCAGAAGAATGTGGAAGTTGCCAGAGTATATGCAGAGAATGCCATCCGTAAGAAGAACGAGGGCCTTAATTGTCTGCGCATGGCATCCCGTGTTGATGCTGTTGCCTCCAAGGTCCAGACTGCTGTCACTATGAAAGCG GTCACAAAGAATATGACGCAGGTCACCAAGGCACTGGACAAAGCGCTGGGTTCCATGGACCTGCAGAAGGTGTCTGCTGTTATGGACAAGTTTGAGACGCAGGTCCAGAACCTGGATGTTCACACCTCG GTGATGGAGGACTCTATGAGCTCGGCCACCACACTGACCACGCCCCAGGACCAGGTGGATGACCTCATTGTCCAGATAGCAGAAGAGAGTGGTCTGGAGGTGATGGACCAGCTCAGCCAGCTGCCTGCAGGAGCCACCTCATTGGGAGAGAGCTCCTCACGCTCACAGCAGGAGAAGGAGGACCAGCTGTCTCGCAG GTTGGCTGCTTTGCGGAACTGA